From the genome of Candidatus Poribacteria bacterium, one region includes:
- the moaA gene encoding GTP 3',8-cyclase MoaA, whose product MSHEWTSIPTTWRAGERPGVATSDPDAPLPDHLSDGFGRVIRNMRVSVTDRCNFRCVYCMPEEMTFYDRSEVLTFGEIERFTRIAVRLGIRKVRLTGGEPLVRRQLPRLVKAIGEIEGVEDLALTTNGVRLDELAGPLRDAGLHRLNVSLDTMDRDLFAQLTRRDALHAVLDGIDAALEAGFTPLKVNVVAMAGISERELIDFARLARERPIVVRFIEYMPLDGDGAWDRTKLLSRKEILSRINAVYPLEPVDGRGSSPSEDFAFVDGRGRIGIIASVTDPFCDRCDRIRLTADGKLRTCLFAVQETDFREMLRDGSDDDRIARALVNAVAGKERGHMINVAGFVRPDRNMSRIGG is encoded by the coding sequence ATGAGCCACGAATGGACCTCGATCCCGACTACATGGCGCGCCGGTGAGAGACCAGGCGTAGCCACGTCGGACCCGGACGCCCCGCTTCCCGACCATCTCTCGGACGGATTCGGGCGAGTGATTCGGAACATGCGCGTGTCCGTGACGGACCGCTGCAACTTCCGGTGCGTCTACTGCATGCCCGAAGAGATGACGTTCTACGACCGCTCCGAGGTGCTCACGTTCGGCGAGATCGAGCGGTTCACTCGAATCGCGGTTCGACTCGGCATCCGCAAGGTTCGGCTCACAGGCGGCGAGCCGCTCGTCCGGCGTCAGTTGCCGCGCCTCGTGAAAGCCATCGGCGAGATCGAGGGCGTCGAGGACCTCGCCCTTACGACGAACGGCGTTCGTCTCGACGAGCTCGCCGGACCCCTGCGCGACGCGGGACTTCACCGACTGAACGTCAGCCTCGACACGATGGACCGCGATCTGTTCGCCCAACTAACCCGCCGCGACGCCCTCCATGCGGTTCTGGATGGCATCGACGCCGCACTGGAGGCGGGATTCACGCCGCTCAAGGTGAACGTCGTCGCCATGGCGGGAATCTCGGAACGCGAACTGATCGACTTCGCCCGATTGGCGCGCGAGCGCCCCATCGTCGTGCGCTTCATCGAATACATGCCGCTGGATGGCGACGGCGCATGGGATCGGACGAAGCTGCTGTCACGGAAAGAGATCCTCTCCCGCATCAACGCCGTCTATCCGCTGGAACCGGTCGATGGACGTGGGAGCAGCCCCTCCGAGGATTTCGCGTTTGTGGACGGCAGAGGGCGCATCGGGATCATCGCCTCGGTCACCGACCCGTTCTGCGACCGCTGCGACCGCATCCGATTGACAGCCGACGGAAAACTGCGAACCTGCCTGTTCGCGGTCCAGGAGACCGATTTCCGCGAGATGCTCCGCGACGGTTCCGATGACGACCGGATCGCTCGGGCTCTGGTCAACGCCGTCGCCGGCAAGGAGCGGGGACACATGATCAACGTGGCGGGGTTCGTTCGTCCCGACCGCAACATGTCGCGGATTGGCGGCTAG
- a CDS encoding NADH-quinone oxidoreductase subunit I — translation MGWWERMYVPAVFRGLATTLRHIPAKKETIQYPETRPEHLRPNPERYRGMHRLTKDSQGRVKCVACFMCATACPANCITIAAQPTPAEWADREKMPAVFEINELRCIFCGYCVEACPEDAIRMDTNVTVPVFGRREDFIFDRERLLSHEPRMDLDPDYMARR, via the coding sequence ATGGGCTGGTGGGAGAGGATGTACGTCCCCGCAGTGTTCCGCGGGCTCGCCACGACGCTGCGCCACATCCCCGCCAAGAAAGAGACAATCCAGTACCCTGAGACGCGTCCCGAGCACCTCCGCCCGAACCCGGAACGCTACCGCGGCATGCACCGGCTGACGAAGGACTCCCAGGGGCGCGTCAAATGCGTCGCGTGCTTCATGTGCGCGACGGCGTGCCCGGCGAACTGCATCACGATCGCCGCCCAGCCGACGCCGGCGGAGTGGGCAGACCGTGAGAAGATGCCCGCCGTGTTCGAGATCAACGAGCTCCGGTGCATCTTCTGCGGCTACTGCGTCGAGGCGTGCCCCGAGGATGCGATCCGGATGGACACGAACGTCACGGTTCCCGTCTTCGGTCGTCGCGAGGACTTCATCTTCGACAGAGAACGGCTCCTGAGCCATGAGCCACGAATGGACCTCGATCCCGACTACATGGCGCGCCGGTGA
- a CDS encoding HEAT repeat domain-containing protein, with product MRQAKVGSGADRAPKDLESQLVRLRDPDWNVRYTASRALVELGEEAVDSLIVLLEEDDHYLRGQAAKCLGAIRDSRAVSALVTVLDDPNGAVRQEAVRALGMIGESAVDPLLAVVREGTVGARRAAIQALTAVRNVSARQALEVIARDMDETPAVRWEAKLAVNRLRERPRV from the coding sequence ATGAGACAGGCAAAGGTTGGATCCGGTGCGGATCGGGCGCCGAAGGACCTCGAATCTCAGTTGGTCCGACTGCGCGACCCGGACTGGAACGTCCGGTACACGGCGTCGCGCGCGCTGGTCGAGCTCGGCGAGGAGGCGGTCGATTCGCTGATCGTTCTACTCGAAGAGGATGACCACTACCTGCGCGGTCAGGCGGCCAAGTGCCTCGGCGCGATCCGAGACAGCAGGGCTGTGTCAGCCCTCGTCACGGTGCTGGACGACCCCAATGGCGCGGTGCGCCAAGAAGCGGTGCGCGCCTTGGGCATGATCGGCGAATCCGCTGTCGATCCCCTTCTCGCAGTCGTGCGCGAGGGCACGGTAGGGGCTCGACGGGCTGCCATCCAAGCCTTGACCGCCGTGAGGAATGTCTCCGCTCGGCAGGCGCTCGAAGTGATCGCCCGCGACATGGATGAGACCCCCGCCGTTCGCTGGGAAGCCAAGCTCGCCGTGAACCGGCTGCGCGAACGACCGCGAGTCTAG
- a CDS encoding DUF167 domain-containing protein, which produces MRTFWVVVVAKSSRQALEWLPDGDAKVWVHATRERGKANRELLRVIADNLSVRPSQVRIMTGETSPRKLICVDDG; this is translated from the coding sequence ATGCGCACGTTCTGGGTGGTCGTTGTCGCCAAGTCCTCGCGACAAGCGTTGGAGTGGCTCCCGGACGGCGATGCGAAGGTCTGGGTTCACGCGACTCGCGAGCGCGGCAAGGCGAACCGGGAGCTCCTGCGAGTGATTGCCGACAATCTGAGCGTCCGCCCGTCGCAGGTCCGGATCATGACGGGCGAGACGTCGCCGAGGAAGCTGATCTGCGTCGACGACGGTTAG
- the glnD gene encoding [protein-PII] uridylyltransferase, which translates to MRRQTTAPPGEGRTMMPPSLSSDVTTLRAFVETSVERIMARHRYHSDGVYVTGSEIVQEHTELADTVIRRLHTSAIHQGVISDEASLTLIALGGYGRAELNPHSDLDVLILHAPERCPRKSLEEFSSLLITALWDIGFEVGHAVRTIRDCKQSAYADVDARTAMLEGRYITGSRRLWAEYESEIQNRAMRRGVRGFIDEKVHDWRTTMGDPSATVYVLEPDIKLGIGGLREVHTARWVARARFGIWDMRELVSHGVLPEPAFDAFGDALDFVWRVRNELHYLAKRRSDVLTFAMQEHVAKALGYVDEEDRLAEERLMRDFFRHIQWLHECARIIIMQSRWEWSSWRRLVDRIQSRRIAPGVIELRQRVRLERGALGRCTSREAADALLLSLLNHRSERGLPLSVGTRQQIVDAFTVPVEPTEPAVTGWLRLLAKRDHVGETLRDMHHLGVLGWLMPEFEKLRALVRYDYYHRFTVDEHSLLAIENLDTSVVAPLHHGRSLSEVLEELTDAQRVALRISLLLHDIGKGVDGEGGHVERGWALVESAVGRLAQLSETQRDDIRFLVREHLTMSHTAQRRNLDDPETIQRFVDVVQTPERLQMLYLMTYADIRAVNPELWTDWTATLVQRLYNRAMRLYRGELHLDPNEAHVVLARVKEQMGPDWHGSLESHFAAMGLERMAFFTPAEIEAQVRAVSELSHGSCVIKMFECSHNYSSIVFAARDRHGLFADIAGVLASDRVSILSADLNTRQDGIAVDTLHVADGATGLSIDEDRVKHLEERLIAVDAGELDIEALLASHARRRSKPQHRTVPIETVVRANNEDSRDYTIIDVRTNDRVGLLYRIAHALSELGLDISLAKISTEAFRAVDVFYVTDADRKRVRDANRLQEIVDAVTDALSD; encoded by the coding sequence ATGAGAAGGCAGACAACGGCACCCCCCGGTGAGGGACGCACGATGATGCCCCCGTCTTTGAGCTCCGATGTGACGACGCTGCGCGCGTTCGTCGAGACGAGTGTCGAGCGCATCATGGCGCGCCATCGATACCATTCCGATGGCGTGTACGTGACCGGGAGCGAGATCGTCCAGGAGCATACCGAGCTCGCCGACACCGTCATCCGACGGCTCCACACGAGCGCCATCCATCAAGGCGTCATCAGCGACGAAGCGTCTCTCACTCTCATTGCCCTCGGTGGGTATGGTCGTGCTGAGCTGAACCCCCACTCCGATCTGGACGTCCTCATTCTCCACGCTCCCGAGAGATGCCCTCGGAAGTCCCTCGAGGAGTTCTCCAGCCTGCTGATCACGGCTCTTTGGGACATCGGATTCGAAGTTGGTCACGCCGTACGAACGATCCGGGACTGCAAGCAGTCGGCGTACGCCGATGTCGATGCACGCACTGCGATGCTGGAGGGACGGTATATCACCGGCAGCCGCCGGCTTTGGGCAGAATACGAGAGCGAGATCCAAAACCGAGCCATGCGCCGAGGCGTTCGCGGCTTCATCGACGAGAAGGTGCACGATTGGCGGACGACCATGGGCGACCCCTCCGCCACCGTGTACGTGCTGGAGCCCGACATCAAACTCGGCATCGGCGGATTGCGTGAGGTGCACACGGCGCGCTGGGTCGCCCGAGCTCGCTTCGGCATCTGGGATATGCGGGAGCTCGTCTCGCATGGTGTGTTGCCGGAACCGGCGTTCGACGCGTTCGGCGACGCACTCGACTTCGTGTGGCGCGTCCGCAACGAGCTCCACTACCTGGCGAAGCGGAGGAGCGATGTCCTGACGTTCGCCATGCAGGAGCACGTCGCCAAGGCGCTCGGGTACGTCGACGAGGAGGATCGCCTCGCGGAAGAGCGCTTGATGCGCGACTTCTTCCGCCACATCCAATGGCTCCACGAATGCGCTCGCATCATCATCATGCAGAGCCGATGGGAGTGGAGCTCTTGGCGACGACTCGTCGATCGCATCCAGAGCCGTCGCATCGCGCCTGGCGTCATCGAGCTCCGACAACGTGTGCGGCTCGAACGCGGCGCGTTGGGCAGGTGCACGTCCCGCGAGGCAGCCGACGCTCTGTTGCTCTCCTTGCTCAACCATCGATCCGAGCGAGGACTGCCCCTGAGTGTCGGGACGAGGCAGCAGATCGTCGACGCCTTCACCGTGCCGGTCGAGCCGACCGAGCCTGCCGTCACGGGGTGGCTTCGGCTCCTTGCCAAGCGCGACCATGTGGGCGAAACGCTCCGCGACATGCACCATCTCGGCGTTCTCGGCTGGCTCATGCCGGAGTTCGAGAAGCTCCGAGCCCTGGTGCGGTACGACTACTACCATCGTTTCACCGTAGACGAACACTCGCTGCTTGCCATCGAGAACCTGGACACGAGCGTCGTGGCTCCCCTCCACCATGGTCGGTCGCTGAGCGAGGTGCTCGAAGAACTAACCGACGCTCAGCGAGTGGCTCTCAGGATCTCTCTGCTGCTGCACGATATAGGCAAGGGAGTAGACGGAGAGGGCGGTCATGTGGAGCGAGGATGGGCGCTCGTCGAGTCGGCTGTTGGTCGCCTGGCTCAGCTATCGGAGACGCAGCGGGACGATATCCGGTTCCTAGTCCGAGAGCACCTCACGATGTCCCACACGGCGCAGCGTCGGAACCTCGACGACCCGGAGACGATTCAGCGTTTCGTCGACGTGGTCCAAACGCCAGAGCGTCTCCAGATGCTGTATCTCATGACGTACGCTGACATACGCGCCGTGAACCCGGAGCTGTGGACCGACTGGACCGCGACCCTCGTACAGCGGCTCTACAATCGAGCGATGCGCCTGTATCGCGGCGAGCTTCACCTCGACCCGAACGAGGCGCATGTCGTGCTCGCGCGCGTGAAGGAGCAGATGGGCCCCGACTGGCACGGTTCCCTCGAATCCCACTTCGCCGCGATGGGACTGGAGCGTATGGCGTTCTTTACGCCGGCGGAGATCGAAGCGCAGGTCCGCGCCGTGAGCGAGCTCTCTCACGGAAGCTGCGTCATCAAGATGTTCGAGTGTTCGCACAACTACTCATCAATCGTGTTCGCAGCACGCGACCGTCACGGTCTGTTCGCGGACATCGCAGGCGTGCTTGCATCAGATCGCGTGAGCATTCTATCCGCGGACCTGAACACGCGGCAGGACGGCATTGCCGTGGACACGCTCCACGTGGCGGACGGGGCGACCGGTCTGTCCATCGATGAGGATCGGGTCAAGCACTTGGAGGAACGCCTGATCGCCGTGGATGCAGGCGAGCTGGACATCGAGGCGCTGCTGGCGTCGCACGCTCGTCGCAGATCGAAGCCGCAGCACCGCACGGTTCCCATCGAGACGGTGGTCCGGGCGAACAACGAGGATTCCCGGGACTACACGATCATCGACGTGCGTACGAACGACCGCGTCGGGTTGCTGTACCGAATCGCGCACGCGTTGAGCGAACTGGGATTGGATATCTCGCTCGCCAAGATATCGACGGAGGCGTTCCGCGCCGTGGATGTCTTCTACGTCACCGACGCAGACAGGAAGCGGGTTCGCGACGCGAACCGACTGCAGGAGATCGTCGACGCGGTGACGGACGCACTCAGCGACTGA
- a CDS encoding DUF393 domain-containing protein, whose translation MRHAVLYYDAGCRLCRAWAEWVVNHRDPATLSCLPVQSMDRTDSGIDPGDALVTLHMVVRDGSREHVLRGVDAVLYALRACRGYQWLGRLGSRRPFRVCARALYSWTSKRRARRGERHDACCGYPSDRLPHGTDDASSVSVSPIRKGV comes from the coding sequence ATGCGACACGCCGTCCTATACTACGACGCGGGCTGCCGACTGTGCCGAGCCTGGGCTGAGTGGGTGGTGAACCATCGCGACCCGGCAACGCTCTCCTGCCTGCCCGTGCAGAGCATGGACCGCACCGATTCTGGAATCGATCCTGGTGACGCTCTCGTCACGCTGCACATGGTCGTACGGGATGGCTCGCGGGAGCATGTGTTGCGGGGCGTCGACGCGGTCCTCTACGCCCTTCGCGCGTGCCGAGGGTACCAATGGCTAGGCAGGCTCGGAAGCAGGCGCCCGTTCCGTGTCTGTGCGCGTGCGCTCTATTCATGGACGTCGAAGCGACGGGCACGGCGGGGCGAACGCCATGATGCCTGCTGTGGCTACCCGTCGGATCGCCTTCCGCACGGGACGGATGACGCGTCTTCTGTGAGCGTTTCGCCAATCAGGAAGGGCGTGTGA
- the mobB gene encoding molybdopterin-guanine dinucleotide biosynthesis protein B gives MTNPRIVCIVGASGSGKTTLIEAVVPALRSKGVTVATLKHTHHRLNLDVPGKDTWRHARAGAQQVALVTPTATMYLDYRVPSGAGEIASRLFAGADLVIAEGFKWSPLPKVEVFRRAHSSSPICLEDPHLLALVTDDAVDWDGRVFGFGDVDGIAKLLIHEPALGHDGK, from the coding sequence ATGACCAATCCCCGCATCGTCTGCATCGTGGGAGCCAGCGGATCCGGCAAGACGACTCTGATCGAAGCGGTCGTCCCGGCGCTTCGGTCCAAGGGCGTCACGGTGGCAACGCTGAAGCACACGCACCACCGACTGAACCTCGACGTGCCCGGGAAGGATACCTGGCGACATGCGCGAGCGGGCGCTCAGCAGGTCGCTCTCGTCACCCCCACGGCGACCATGTACTTGGACTACCGGGTGCCGTCGGGCGCGGGTGAGATTGCATCACGCCTCTTCGCGGGGGCGGACCTGGTCATCGCCGAGGGGTTCAAATGGAGCCCACTGCCCAAGGTCGAGGTGTTCAGGCGGGCTCACAGCAGCAGCCCGATCTGCCTCGAGGACCCGCATCTGCTGGCTCTGGTGACGGATGACGCGGTCGACTGGGATGGACGCGTGTTCGGGTTCGGCGACGTTGACGGGATCGCGAAACTCCTAATCCACGAACCGGCATTGGGACACGACGGTAAGTAG
- a CDS encoding redoxin domain-containing protein translates to MALTCGMRVSRCRRSRRSGTLDRTARTLRRCLNVLLLVGLSLRSAPSVWAQDPAPDDAWASGEVIEFGPDVDGADGQPVAPVTARFDAQAAAICREQLSQVGEGFRLYRLDHNGAWPELLSDMVPTYIADSTVLICPADEEGGDPVFRRDPEPRVKTSYAYEFAPSNYENARSVQRLYGAYAPVLRCWHHLALARGSDGLAHETVLGLDCGLRVVTSLPEWTEDSAVLDTILREVRTAVRRRDRYELVRSSFGVADLLSSDARDALLEQAESALTLGAGGARGGLLKLVGALRRAAKDQAGAREAYVEASQLLPDDAEVHFLAGVLLEASDQRDEAVKQFSRGLELQPDTVDVIRELGAIYAESGDTEGVQRIYGALQSVMRPRSFGYRVAMSDVSYAAGDLDAALDSSMWLLRAMPASTSLSHPLVRQMIDRIASIYEQRDQSDAARQLRTQIEPGTALIDSQAPPIAGRDQLGAEAAWEPATQPAILVFWESQSRSSERLLKAIAEALPELDSLGIDVVGVNRASDTSRELLFASVHAPFRHLYASSDAFRSYQIRSLPTCVYVDASGIVRYFDAGVTQKPSDHVRSRAASLVAPSVPSEFPAGTPEN, encoded by the coding sequence ATGGCACTGACTTGCGGTATGCGCGTGTCTCGCTGTCGGCGTAGTCGCCGGAGCGGGACCCTCGACCGGACTGCACGCACGTTGCGGCGCTGCCTGAACGTCCTGCTGCTCGTCGGGCTGTCGCTGCGGTCCGCGCCCTCGGTGTGGGCGCAGGACCCGGCTCCAGATGATGCTTGGGCATCGGGCGAGGTGATCGAGTTCGGACCCGACGTCGACGGTGCCGATGGACAGCCCGTGGCACCGGTCACGGCGCGCTTCGACGCCCAGGCAGCCGCGATCTGCCGCGAGCAGTTGAGCCAGGTTGGGGAGGGCTTCCGGCTCTACCGGCTCGATCACAATGGTGCATGGCCCGAGCTGCTGTCCGATATGGTTCCCACCTACATCGCCGACTCGACGGTCTTGATCTGCCCAGCCGACGAAGAGGGTGGCGATCCGGTCTTCCGTCGCGACCCCGAGCCGCGAGTCAAGACCAGCTACGCGTACGAGTTCGCCCCCTCCAACTACGAGAACGCCCGCAGCGTTCAGCGGCTATACGGGGCGTACGCTCCGGTGCTCCGGTGCTGGCACCACTTGGCTCTTGCCAGGGGATCCGACGGGCTCGCCCATGAGACCGTCTTGGGGCTCGACTGTGGGCTGCGTGTCGTCACGAGTTTGCCGGAGTGGACCGAGGACTCGGCAGTGCTCGACACGATCCTTCGGGAGGTCCGGACCGCGGTTCGCCGCCGAGACCGCTACGAGCTCGTGCGGAGCTCGTTCGGCGTGGCTGACCTGCTGTCTTCTGACGCGCGAGACGCGTTGCTGGAGCAGGCGGAATCAGCGCTTACCCTCGGTGCCGGCGGAGCTCGCGGCGGATTGCTGAAGCTTGTCGGAGCCCTTCGCCGGGCGGCTAAGGACCAAGCTGGCGCTCGGGAAGCCTATGTAGAGGCATCCCAGCTCCTCCCAGACGACGCCGAAGTCCACTTCCTTGCGGGAGTGCTGCTGGAGGCTTCCGATCAGCGTGACGAAGCGGTCAAGCAGTTCTCAAGAGGGCTTGAGCTACAGCCGGATACGGTAGATGTCATCCGCGAACTGGGAGCGATCTACGCCGAGTCGGGCGACACAGAAGGTGTGCAAAGGATCTACGGAGCGCTTCAGTCCGTGATGAGACCCAGGAGCTTCGGCTACCGCGTTGCCATGAGCGACGTGTCGTATGCGGCTGGCGATCTGGACGCGGCTCTGGACTCGTCGATGTGGCTCCTCAGGGCGATGCCGGCGAGCACGTCGCTGAGCCACCCGCTGGTTCGGCAGATGATCGACAGGATCGCGTCCATCTACGAGCAGCGGGACCAATCCGATGCCGCCAGACAGCTTCGCACGCAGATCGAGCCTGGCACCGCGCTGATCGATTCACAAGCGCCACCCATCGCAGGACGCGATCAGCTTGGGGCTGAAGCCGCCTGGGAACCCGCGACGCAGCCAGCGATCTTGGTGTTTTGGGAGTCCCAGTCGCGATCGAGCGAGCGGTTGCTGAAAGCCATCGCGGAAGCGTTGCCGGAGCTAGACAGCCTGGGCATCGATGTCGTGGGCGTCAACCGGGCGAGCGACACGTCTCGTGAGCTCCTCTTCGCGTCCGTCCATGCGCCGTTCCGTCACCTCTATGCGTCATCCGACGCGTTCCGCAGCTACCAGATTCGGTCGCTGCCGACGTGCGTCTACGTCGACGCATCCGGCATCGTACGGTACTTCGACGCGGGCGTGACCCAGAAACCGTCCGACCATGTCCGAAGCCGCGCCGCCTCGCTGGTCGCCCCGAGCGTTCCGAGCGAGTTCCCCGCAGGGACGCCTGAAAACTAG
- a CDS encoding SIS domain-containing protein, whose protein sequence is MTTVEHYLRRRAERTTAIARRVDGCVTAREIVQQPWTWMRTAELLSDAAPEDLRDLSGLKTIVFCGAGTSDYVGRTVAPAVRYRRGIPAYACATTDIIAEPDRALPIRRPALMVHFARSGNSPESCETLRVALSEDTDAIRHWIVTCNPDGQLAQLALRHPRSYSLTVLPPETHDQGLAMTSSYTNMVLAGYWLADPDGLMSLTAKLARCAEDLIDTESDRISDAVGGSLERAFYLGTGGLHAAATESALKMQELTRGTVMTQSETFLGFRHGPIAALSERALVVAFLSASTSHARRYERDLLAQVADTPRILVGEDCDAPSVPTDTIVSPHGYSDVPDEFRAPIAVVVGQMLGVFRAIALGIDPDDPAGPNGSYSRVVQGVTIHPHVEADGSGMPGDRE, encoded by the coding sequence TTGACAACCGTCGAACACTATCTGCGACGACGCGCCGAACGCACAACCGCCATCGCGCGGCGAGTGGACGGATGCGTGACTGCGAGAGAGATCGTCCAGCAGCCCTGGACCTGGATGCGCACGGCAGAGCTGCTCTCGGACGCGGCTCCCGAAGACCTGCGCGACCTGTCGGGTTTGAAGACCATCGTCTTCTGCGGCGCCGGCACAAGCGACTACGTCGGCAGAACGGTCGCCCCCGCTGTACGGTATCGTCGTGGCATTCCAGCGTACGCGTGCGCGACAACGGACATCATCGCAGAGCCCGATCGCGCCCTCCCGATCCGTCGCCCGGCGCTGATGGTTCACTTCGCACGGTCTGGGAACAGTCCGGAGAGCTGCGAGACGCTGCGAGTGGCGTTGAGCGAGGACACAGACGCCATTCGCCACTGGATCGTGACCTGCAATCCCGACGGACAGCTCGCTCAACTGGCGCTACGGCATCCCCGGTCCTACTCGCTCACCGTCCTGCCGCCGGAGACGCACGATCAGGGATTGGCGATGACCAGTTCATACACGAACATGGTGCTGGCGGGGTATTGGCTCGCCGACCCGGATGGGCTCATGTCGCTGACTGCCAAACTCGCCCGATGCGCCGAAGACCTCATCGACACGGAGTCTGACCGGATCTCGGATGCGGTTGGCGGAAGCCTCGAACGTGCCTTCTACCTCGGCACTGGCGGGCTGCACGCAGCAGCCACCGAGTCGGCTCTGAAAATGCAGGAGCTGACGCGCGGAACCGTGATGACGCAGTCAGAGACATTTCTCGGCTTCCGTCACGGGCCCATCGCCGCGCTTTCGGAGCGCGCGTTGGTTGTGGCATTTCTGTCGGCGTCCACGAGTCACGCGCGGAGGTACGAGAGAGACCTGCTGGCACAGGTGGCGGATACGCCGCGCATCCTCGTCGGTGAAGACTGCGACGCGCCCTCCGTACCGACGGACACCATCGTCTCGCCTCACGGATACTCGGACGTGCCTGACGAGTTCCGGGCTCCCATCGCCGTCGTCGTGGGTCAGATGCTCGGGGTCTTTCGCGCCATCGCGCTCGGGATCGATCCCGATGATCCGGCAGGGCCCAACGGGTCATACAGCCGTGTCGTGCAGGGCGTGACCATCCATCCCCATGTCGAGGCAGACGGATCCGGGATGCCGGGAGATCGCGAGTGA
- the rsmH gene encoding 16S rRNA (cytosine(1402)-N(4))-methyltransferase RsmH: protein MTIPEHRPVLLGEVLTYLSPMPGMTVVDATVGLGGHSAAVLEATAPDGVVVAMDQDPDALAIARDRLASYGNRVRWHSGSFAMFGAALDAAGVGSVDGVLMDLGMSSYQLEHSKRGFSFLRDEPLDMRMNPETRETAADVVNRWSRDDLEWILRTYGEERWSRRIATGIVSARAQQPLSTTADLVRVIDRCVPRPRGNPRARIHPATRSFQALRIAVNDELSALEAGIDAALRRLKAGGVLCVIAFHSLEDRVVKHRLRGAAGVGVDAAEFELLTKKPVVASADEVASNPRARSAKLRAIRRLAV from the coding sequence ATGACCATACCGGAACACCGACCGGTGCTGTTGGGCGAAGTGTTGACGTACCTCTCCCCCATGCCGGGGATGACGGTCGTGGACGCCACCGTGGGGTTAGGCGGACACTCGGCGGCTGTCCTCGAAGCGACGGCTCCCGACGGAGTGGTCGTGGCGATGGACCAGGACCCCGACGCGCTGGCAATCGCACGGGATCGCCTCGCGTCCTACGGGAACCGCGTCCGGTGGCACTCCGGGTCTTTTGCCATGTTTGGGGCGGCGTTGGACGCCGCAGGAGTCGGCAGCGTCGACGGAGTCCTCATGGACCTCGGTATGTCCTCATACCAGCTTGAACACTCCAAGCGGGGGTTCTCGTTTCTACGCGATGAACCGCTCGATATGCGGATGAATCCCGAAACACGAGAGACCGCAGCCGACGTAGTGAATAGGTGGAGCCGAGACGACTTGGAGTGGATTCTGCGGACGTACGGCGAGGAGCGTTGGTCGAGGCGCATCGCGACCGGCATCGTCAGCGCCCGCGCGCAGCAGCCTCTGTCTACGACGGCGGACCTCGTTCGCGTGATCGACCGATGCGTGCCGCGACCACGGGGCAACCCAAGGGCGAGGATCCACCCGGCGACGCGCTCTTTCCAGGCGCTTCGTATCGCGGTGAACGATGAGTTGAGCGCCCTTGAAGCAGGAATCGACGCCGCGCTTCGTCGGCTGAAGGCAGGCGGTGTGCTGTGCGTCATCGCATTCCACTCCTTGGAGGATCGCGTCGTGAAGCATCGGCTGCGCGGCGCCGCAGGAGTGGGCGTTGACGCCGCCGAGTTCGAGCTGTTGACCAAGAAGCCCGTCGTCGCATCGGCAGACGAGGTGGCGTCGAACCCTCGGGCGAGGAGCGCCAAGCTCCGAGCCATTCGACGTCTGGCAGTCTGA